A stretch of the Bacillus sp. FJAT-18017 genome encodes the following:
- a CDS encoding polymorphic toxin-type HINT domain-containing protein, giving the protein MKSIKTRIKFISIILLFSVYFSFGFPTMNVVMTYQAKDKFLQLGAVNAQAASNLPKTELEKLSAGMTETFGEMDENLEKKNIKLLQSAVKDTKKLIESSEADIKKEFSKQKEKAKKYPKAIERLEAYQADFNKKLEDVKSELAELESMIGGKSLKDSEFKKVKEKLGALQQQLSPEAPHFPTGNTLPNRDMELKADELATENEVTPAYLGSEESQNLAQTPEDLAETAETKATDDIKKLADSLDGSALSLYDYVRNEVKFEPYLGSRKGATGTLQQLAGNDVDQASLLISLLRYKGIPARYVTGTVEIPIEQVKNWVGVTNPQQAIQTLGALGIPLRAVHGQGKIMAVQMEHTWVEAEVPYEDYRGAGAQKGEAAWVPLDPSFKQNVYKEGLKFEELTGLNKKVLLDAAQNTGDQSGDARTVTNLDMTAIQGHLSEAMSKLEVYIKEQGLENAQLNDVIGGWEVKEQKLGILPLTLPYKTVAITKELTSLPDEMNEWVSFSIRGGSPFGFNFSGEDAFKHRAKAVDLYGKRITLSWAPATEEDANIISEYGGIFKTPAYMVEVTPLLKVDGNTVAEGKPVGLAYTQEFVMSFSAPGMGEEEVKNPVTAGAFYAVGLDFGKIASGELNEIKTNVEALKDKVNTDTMYTDEALGEILNGVVKSYFGQLDVARQLISQQYDVSANRLLSGAMTGYQLNVGYMFMAPAKIAPGGMYIDVDRNIASVVSKTGKKQDELSFMLATGSLESAMEHGIYEQFLGLPSVSTIKVLEEANKRGIPVYTVTKQNISKVLPKLKVSSTVKNDITNSVNQGRIVTIPEEEIQYYDWHGTGYIAMDPKSGSAGYMISGGTAGGSTSMIVDIASLVALIDSFIALFSAISLLASGTILGGILGLVLAILAIYFLVELLNLMYQYYILGDTSVGDAIITQAILSIVAALGGSLLVKFFPGIKSAIDDIYNAIASRMANRAAADRLANQFSKDFVNEVVKKSGIDSLPRVEILVKQLTDSGVSKDIIERIGKTEGVEGLENLQKLIDLGLNPSQISRILDNGIHLDDAVKLAEKNIRPDDYAKYWVTNGTEARALVNALNRGFVPEDMAKLTELGFKPSHLDGLGITNSDDLNSYLQIWKLSCNCFTSGTQIKTNSGTKSIEDIRVGDFVLSKNIETGEITYKPVDMVFENEADEIYDLVIGNETISTTADHPFWVNGKGWVNAGDLRVGDFVETSSGNQLPIESIEIKQGKNKVYNFSVADFHTYYISDVGILVHNVSCYYPGFYTSKVIGQTKELHSSGIPSTRLGESLRKVGIDPPEINGDITNWQAHHIVPEGAQYDAAKEARDILTDYGIDINSPTNGVWLPHIPKSSHYSFPDWDGGMYIATHNGRHLNSYFDHVRNLLDNTVRRNEGKTKEEIAAALEGTLDVIRKQLLTGEILLHRFK; this is encoded by the coding sequence ATGAAATCAATAAAAACAAGGATAAAATTCATATCCATCATCCTGCTTTTCAGTGTCTACTTCTCATTCGGGTTCCCGACCATGAATGTCGTCATGACCTATCAGGCGAAGGATAAGTTTTTGCAGCTTGGGGCAGTTAATGCCCAGGCTGCATCAAACCTTCCGAAAACGGAGCTTGAAAAATTGTCCGCTGGTATGACCGAAACCTTTGGGGAAATGGACGAAAACCTAGAGAAGAAAAACATCAAGTTGTTACAATCAGCCGTAAAAGATACAAAAAAATTAATCGAGTCATCAGAGGCTGATATCAAAAAAGAGTTCAGCAAGCAAAAAGAAAAAGCTAAAAAGTATCCTAAAGCAATTGAACGGCTCGAAGCGTATCAAGCTGATTTTAACAAGAAGCTTGAGGATGTTAAGAGTGAGCTTGCAGAGCTGGAGTCCATGATAGGTGGCAAGAGCTTAAAAGACTCTGAGTTTAAGAAGGTAAAAGAAAAGCTCGGTGCACTCCAGCAACAGCTATCACCTGAGGCCCCGCATTTCCCGACAGGCAATACGCTGCCAAACCGGGACATGGAGCTAAAGGCGGACGAACTGGCAACTGAAAACGAAGTCACCCCGGCATACCTGGGCTCTGAAGAAAGCCAGAACCTTGCCCAGACACCGGAGGATCTAGCGGAAACTGCTGAAACAAAAGCAACCGATGACATCAAAAAATTGGCTGATTCCCTTGATGGATCCGCCCTGTCGCTTTATGACTATGTCAGGAACGAGGTGAAATTCGAACCGTACCTCGGTTCACGAAAAGGCGCAACTGGAACTCTTCAGCAATTGGCCGGGAATGATGTTGACCAGGCTTCGCTCTTAATCTCGCTGCTTCGTTATAAAGGAATACCTGCACGTTATGTAACCGGGACGGTAGAGATTCCGATTGAACAGGTGAAAAACTGGGTCGGTGTCACCAACCCGCAACAGGCAATTCAGACACTTGGAGCGCTCGGAATTCCGCTTAGGGCTGTCCATGGGCAGGGGAAAATCATGGCTGTCCAAATGGAGCATACGTGGGTGGAAGCGGAAGTCCCGTATGAAGACTATCGCGGCGCAGGAGCGCAAAAAGGTGAAGCTGCCTGGGTTCCACTTGATCCAAGCTTCAAGCAAAACGTCTACAAAGAAGGCCTGAAGTTTGAGGAATTGACTGGATTGAATAAAAAAGTGCTGCTTGACGCAGCGCAGAACACTGGAGATCAATCAGGTGATGCGAGGACGGTTACCAATCTTGACATGACCGCCATCCAAGGCCATCTTTCGGAAGCAATGTCCAAGCTTGAGGTATATATTAAGGAGCAAGGACTTGAGAATGCCCAATTGAATGATGTAATTGGCGGTTGGGAAGTAAAGGAGCAAAAGCTCGGGATCCTTCCACTAACACTTCCTTATAAAACGGTTGCCATCACCAAGGAATTAACTTCGCTGCCGGATGAAATGAACGAGTGGGTCAGCTTCAGCATCCGCGGCGGAAGTCCGTTTGGATTCAACTTTTCAGGTGAGGATGCTTTCAAGCATAGAGCGAAGGCAGTGGACCTGTACGGAAAAAGAATCACACTCTCATGGGCGCCTGCCACCGAAGAGGACGCCAACATCATTTCTGAATATGGTGGTATTTTCAAGACTCCAGCCTACATGGTTGAAGTGACTCCGCTATTAAAAGTGGATGGAAATACCGTAGCAGAGGGCAAGCCGGTCGGGCTCGCCTACACCCAGGAATTTGTCATGAGCTTCAGCGCCCCGGGAATGGGTGAAGAAGAAGTGAAAAACCCTGTAACTGCTGGTGCATTCTACGCAGTCGGACTGGATTTTGGAAAAATTGCCTCTGGCGAACTGAATGAGATTAAAACAAATGTAGAAGCGCTGAAAGACAAAGTTAACACAGATACGATGTATACAGATGAGGCGCTCGGAGAAATTTTAAACGGGGTTGTAAAATCATACTTTGGACAGCTCGATGTTGCTAGACAGCTCATTTCACAGCAATATGACGTTTCAGCAAACCGGCTGCTGAGCGGAGCAATGACCGGCTATCAGCTGAATGTCGGCTATATGTTCATGGCTCCTGCAAAGATAGCGCCTGGGGGCATGTATATCGATGTCGATCGGAACATCGCTTCCGTCGTCAGCAAAACAGGCAAGAAACAGGACGAACTATCGTTCATGCTTGCAACAGGTTCCCTGGAATCAGCGATGGAACATGGCATTTACGAACAGTTCCTCGGACTCCCTTCCGTATCAACCATAAAGGTGCTGGAGGAAGCCAACAAGCGGGGCATTCCGGTTTACACCGTAACGAAACAAAACATAAGTAAAGTCCTGCCAAAATTAAAGGTAAGCAGCACCGTCAAGAATGACATTACCAATTCGGTGAACCAAGGCCGCATCGTGACTATTCCAGAAGAGGAAATCCAGTATTATGACTGGCACGGAACCGGCTATATCGCGATGGATCCGAAAAGCGGCTCGGCCGGCTATATGATCAGTGGCGGAACAGCAGGCGGATCGACAAGCATGATTGTGGACATCGCTTCATTAGTCGCCTTGATTGACAGCTTCATCGCGCTGTTTTCAGCAATTTCCTTGCTGGCATCAGGCACGATTCTCGGCGGAATCTTAGGATTGGTGCTCGCTATCCTGGCAATATACTTCCTGGTTGAACTGCTAAATCTTATGTATCAATATTATATCTTGGGTGATACATCTGTAGGCGATGCAATTATTACGCAAGCAATCCTTAGTATCGTAGCTGCACTTGGTGGCAGCCTGCTCGTCAAGTTTTTCCCGGGAATAAAGAGTGCAATCGATGATATTTACAATGCCATCGCTTCAAGAATGGCAAATCGGGCAGCGGCTGACAGGCTGGCTAATCAATTCTCCAAGGATTTCGTCAATGAGGTAGTAAAAAAATCTGGGATTGACAGCCTTCCGCGGGTTGAAATCCTTGTTAAACAACTGACGGATTCAGGGGTGAGCAAAGATATTATCGAGCGCATCGGAAAAACCGAGGGCGTCGAGGGATTGGAGAATCTGCAAAAGCTTATTGATCTTGGCCTGAATCCAAGCCAGATCAGCAGGATTCTTGATAACGGCATTCACCTTGATGATGCAGTTAAATTGGCGGAGAAGAACATCCGGCCTGATGATTATGCAAAATACTGGGTTACCAATGGAACTGAAGCTAGGGCACTAGTTAATGCGCTTAATCGAGGGTTCGTACCAGAAGATATGGCTAAGTTGACTGAGCTTGGGTTTAAGCCTTCTCATCTGGATGGCCTGGGGATTACCAATTCTGATGATCTTAATAGTTATCTTCAGATTTGGAAACTTTCATGTAACTGTTTTACCTCGGGTACCCAGATAAAAACAAACAGTGGAACAAAATCTATTGAAGATATTAGAGTTGGAGACTTTGTTTTATCCAAGAATATAGAAACTGGCGAAATTACTTATAAGCCTGTTGATATGGTATTCGAAAACGAAGCTGATGAAATTTATGATTTAGTAATAGGAAATGAAACCATAAGCACAACTGCAGATCATCCATTCTGGGTTAACGGTAAAGGGTGGGTTAATGCCGGCGATCTCAGAGTGGGAGATTTTGTTGAAACGAGTAGCGGGAATCAGCTTCCAATTGAATCGATCGAAATAAAACAGGGAAAAAATAAGGTTTATAACTTCAGTGTTGCAGATTTCCACACCTATTATATTTCCGATGTAGGGATTCTTGTCCATAATGTAAGTTGTTACTATCCAGGATTTTATACAAGTAAAGTAATAGGGCAGACAAAAGAATTACATTCTTCTGGTATTCCTTCTACTAGATTGGGAGAATCTCTGAGAAAAGTGGGAATTGATCCACCAGAAATAAATGGGGACATTACGAATTGGCAGGCACATCATATCGTGCCTGAAGGTGCACAATATGATGCTGCTAAAGAGGCAAGAGACATCTTAACAGATTATGGAATTGATATAAATTCCCCAACAAATGGTGTATGGCTCCCACATATACCAAAAAGTTCACATTATAGCTTTCCTGATTGGGATGGTGGTATGTATATTGCCACACATAATGGCAGACATTTAAATTCCTATTTTGACCATGTAAGGAATCTTTTGGACAACACGGTAAGGCGAAATGAAGGTAAAACAAAAGAGGAGATTGCTGCTGCTCTAGAGGGAACTTTGGATGTTATCAGGAAGCAGCTTTTAACAGGAGAAATACTTCTTCATCGTTTTAAATAA
- a CDS encoding VWA domain-containing protein — protein sequence MKWLHSNHLGCRKLLILTLVMIFTVFSVLPANGSAEKSVPTATKAEIEQSILTGQSWLTGSQNEDGSWGTHFAEKMRNTSEITKYLTESLPNDGSLLKSSDWLKNQETANFDFMARTLSQKGSKEVQTFFGAQSTDGGWGLAEGYDSDVFDTALVLGALLEKDPSNKDIIQKGIAYLIKQQKENGSWGYNDRQQDSIFVTAQIILLLNEFILKTGSTSSEVLSSLIQAGDFILSLQQEDQTWGLEEGTLLKTLMAYQAVLETNGLQPVGFVHDTILQLQEENGSWANDPYITLWALKALNSHLETTSAAISAIELYKVTQSEKVKSDRFEAYEMLEINPIYESSTEQLQVQAFIKTPAGKYETVQAEGGLIWNTQNRTPGDYTAVVQIKNKQTGKVAATSQKSFEIVPSNRVDSATILLSPEKTTVGQSKEVNVQLSLFHSSNVKGEATQKIEVYSKSGELVASQEKVVSTTPAEPNINTNMLKFTPEVGQETTYTIKGYVYKDGKAVTETEKKFEVLPPPPPTRIDAEQALNKEIVNPGSDTVNAEFVLKGLGAPTEPERKPLDMIFVIDTSGSMDGSVTQTKEATKKLMELIQPGDRGGVIFFDYWATVIQNLTPDINLLKKAADKAYASGGTSIDSGINSARSLFKKESNSEREKVIVLLSDGQSSRSSALTQAKAANGEGITIHTIGLGNGVDKYLMEQIAIATEGTYRFSPTAEELEEMMNGIGGEVFNLAGKNVVLTTTLPSGITVDQTKSTPAPSRVVNNANGTKTVEWNYDIIVMNQTQSITLALKGTSFSPGETEDITTNTKLTYTAKSGEQIAVPLPNMQVKVNDSLQTRIQLNDSDFTANENAEIHIEVENNSDQAADLQAVVEIVDNSGGVVSEVGTYPIDQLAAKGIHAQDLVWNTGNTYTGDYAVKVTLVQNDGQKVSEATAPFTIVAQGSVEAETTTDKAEYQSGQDVVIQHHIENGATNKDFANLAIKTTVLNSDNQSQFEDEIILPYLSAQEGADRSLTWKSGQALPGKYTVKTEVWDGDVLVSSDETVMTILSTADLGYGLEGTLTVGDKKVISGKPVDLNYTVTNTGNSAVKDAKTEVLVIQPETGQVVKTFEDQTELAINGTVTKSYSYNTKGLKIGNYLVVLRTTLQNGEIIALDSGSFSVDVSIEVSKLVKEGSRILVWTEKLEANTWIEKLVKESDYATVVTTAQDFMKELRSNKYNVYLVSDTQQPLTGLDDQELLAKIHNGHRLIATANANLANFQTFNPFGAKLNGTQTITESSLSSKEFSSFTGTFGGALQKYDLTTGETWATLGSHPAIVANEYGNGVAVHVGFDSRQLQGLTSEQLEGAMIKQITPKEPSSNPGDVQMVEIKVKSNGGPIDVQLTEVVPEGIRVIDPMDFTAQENNYNWKKTMEPDEEITLHYLIANPMVSGHYSLVTENGLWDQGEFFNFESKEFQLEFTQSEETLLLEAVGSLKSASISSTKGKGLLKNLSNTLRGYLVYQPKTKEELELAIEEVKKGLHVLANESDQDALRFKLERVLSLYQSNWYTGGRKGS from the coding sequence ATGAAATGGTTACACTCTAACCATTTGGGCTGCAGAAAATTGTTGATTTTGACACTTGTCATGATCTTTACGGTTTTTTCTGTATTGCCGGCAAATGGATCGGCGGAGAAGTCCGTTCCAACTGCTACAAAGGCAGAGATTGAGCAAAGTATCTTGACTGGGCAAAGCTGGCTCACTGGAAGCCAAAACGAGGATGGCAGCTGGGGAACTCATTTTGCCGAAAAGATGAGAAATACCTCGGAAATCACAAAGTACCTGACTGAGAGCCTCCCAAATGATGGCTCACTTCTAAAATCATCAGATTGGTTAAAGAATCAGGAAACCGCTAATTTTGATTTTATGGCGAGAACCCTATCCCAAAAAGGCAGCAAGGAAGTTCAAACTTTTTTTGGTGCCCAAAGCACGGATGGGGGATGGGGCCTTGCTGAAGGTTATGACAGCGATGTTTTTGACACAGCCTTAGTCCTAGGCGCACTGTTGGAAAAAGATCCTTCCAACAAAGACATCATTCAAAAAGGAATTGCGTATCTGATTAAGCAGCAAAAGGAAAATGGGAGCTGGGGCTACAACGACCGCCAGCAAGACAGCATATTTGTTACAGCACAGATTATCCTCTTATTAAATGAATTTATCCTTAAAACTGGTTCAACATCTAGTGAAGTATTGTCCTCTTTGATTCAAGCCGGTGACTTTATCCTATCATTGCAGCAGGAAGACCAAACATGGGGACTTGAAGAAGGTACATTACTAAAAACCCTCATGGCGTATCAAGCCGTTTTGGAAACGAATGGGCTCCAGCCGGTAGGCTTTGTTCATGATACAATCCTTCAGCTACAGGAGGAAAACGGAAGCTGGGCGAATGATCCATACATTACGTTATGGGCACTCAAAGCACTCAATTCTCACCTCGAGACAACGAGTGCCGCTATTTCCGCAATTGAATTATACAAGGTAACTCAATCAGAAAAGGTTAAGAGCGACCGGTTTGAAGCATATGAAATGCTGGAAATAAACCCAATCTATGAATCTTCTACTGAGCAATTACAGGTACAGGCCTTTATTAAAACACCAGCCGGGAAGTACGAAACCGTCCAAGCGGAGGGAGGTTTAATCTGGAATACCCAAAACCGCACACCGGGCGATTATACTGCAGTTGTTCAAATAAAAAATAAACAAACCGGGAAAGTCGCGGCTACCAGCCAGAAGTCTTTCGAAATCGTTCCAAGCAATAGAGTTGATAGTGCGACAATCCTGCTCTCACCAGAAAAGACGACTGTCGGACAATCCAAGGAAGTAAATGTCCAACTCTCACTCTTCCATTCCAGCAACGTGAAGGGAGAGGCAACACAGAAAATTGAAGTATATTCAAAATCTGGCGAACTGGTTGCTTCTCAAGAAAAAGTAGTTTCCACTACCCCAGCCGAACCGAACATCAATACAAATATGCTCAAGTTCACACCGGAAGTTGGACAAGAGACGACGTATACGATAAAGGGATATGTTTACAAGGATGGCAAGGCTGTAACCGAGACGGAAAAGAAATTCGAAGTGCTGCCTCCACCACCTCCAACAAGAATTGACGCAGAGCAAGCCTTAAATAAGGAAATTGTAAATCCGGGTTCGGATACAGTGAATGCCGAGTTTGTCTTAAAAGGGCTTGGTGCTCCTACCGAACCGGAAAGAAAACCGCTGGATATGATTTTTGTCATTGATACATCCGGCAGTATGGATGGATCTGTCACACAGACAAAGGAAGCGACGAAGAAGCTGATGGAGCTAATCCAGCCGGGTGATCGTGGAGGAGTCATCTTTTTCGATTACTGGGCAACTGTCATTCAGAACCTCACACCGGATATCAATCTTTTGAAAAAAGCAGCTGATAAAGCGTATGCCTCAGGAGGTACATCAATTGATTCTGGCATTAACTCAGCAAGAAGCTTATTCAAGAAAGAAAGCAATAGTGAACGGGAGAAAGTCATTGTCTTATTATCGGATGGGCAATCTTCAAGAAGTTCTGCTTTAACTCAAGCAAAAGCAGCAAACGGGGAAGGGATTACCATCCATACCATCGGCCTTGGTAACGGTGTGGATAAATATCTGATGGAGCAAATTGCAATCGCTACTGAGGGAACGTACCGCTTTAGCCCAACTGCCGAGGAGCTTGAGGAAATGATGAATGGAATCGGCGGAGAGGTCTTTAATCTTGCCGGCAAAAATGTCGTCCTTACCACAACCCTGCCAAGTGGCATAACGGTCGATCAGACAAAGTCCACTCCTGCACCTTCGAGGGTTGTTAATAACGCGAATGGAACAAAAACAGTTGAATGGAATTATGACATCATTGTCATGAACCAGACGCAGTCAATCACACTTGCCTTGAAGGGAACTTCCTTCTCGCCGGGAGAAACAGAGGACATCACAACTAACACAAAACTGACTTATACGGCAAAAAGCGGTGAGCAAATTGCGGTTCCATTGCCGAACATGCAAGTGAAGGTAAACGATTCGCTGCAAACGCGGATTCAGTTAAATGATTCCGACTTTACCGCAAACGAAAACGCTGAAATTCATATTGAAGTTGAAAACAACTCTGATCAGGCTGCTGATTTACAAGCAGTTGTTGAGATTGTGGACAATAGCGGCGGTGTGGTGTCAGAAGTCGGAACGTATCCGATTGACCAGCTAGCTGCAAAAGGAATCCATGCCCAAGACCTCGTCTGGAATACTGGTAATACATATACAGGCGACTATGCTGTCAAGGTAACTCTTGTTCAGAACGATGGCCAAAAGGTTTCCGAGGCAACTGCGCCTTTTACGATTGTTGCCCAGGGAAGCGTGGAGGCCGAGACCACTACAGACAAGGCTGAGTATCAGTCGGGACAGGACGTGGTCATCCAGCATCATATTGAAAACGGTGCAACCAATAAAGACTTTGCAAATCTTGCAATCAAAACAACCGTCTTAAATTCTGATAACCAGTCCCAATTCGAAGACGAAATCATACTGCCTTACCTGTCGGCACAAGAGGGTGCGGATCGCTCCCTTACGTGGAAGAGCGGCCAGGCACTACCAGGCAAGTATACGGTGAAAACGGAGGTATGGGACGGAGATGTCCTAGTATCATCTGATGAAACAGTAATGACAATCCTATCAACGGCTGACCTCGGCTATGGCTTGGAAGGCACACTGACAGTGGGAGACAAGAAGGTCATTAGCGGTAAACCTGTTGACCTGAACTATACAGTCACGAATACAGGAAACAGCGCCGTAAAGGATGCCAAAACAGAAGTACTGGTCATCCAGCCGGAAACCGGACAAGTGGTCAAAACGTTTGAAGACCAGACCGAACTGGCCATTAATGGAACCGTTACAAAAAGCTACTCCTACAATACAAAGGGCTTAAAAATCGGGAACTACCTTGTTGTTTTAAGAACAACCCTGCAGAATGGCGAAATTATTGCGCTCGATAGCGGTTCGTTCTCAGTGGATGTCTCAATTGAAGTCAGCAAATTGGTAAAAGAGGGATCCAGAATCCTTGTCTGGACCGAAAAGCTTGAAGCTAACACTTGGATTGAAAAATTGGTGAAGGAATCGGATTATGCCACTGTGGTGACAACTGCACAGGACTTCATGAAAGAACTCAGGTCAAACAAATATAATGTGTACCTTGTGAGTGATACACAACAGCCGCTGACAGGGCTTGACGATCAGGAACTGCTTGCAAAAATCCATAATGGCCATCGTTTGATTGCAACGGCCAATGCCAATCTGGCAAACTTCCAGACCTTTAATCCTTTTGGCGCCAAACTGAATGGAACTCAGACAATCACGGAAAGCAGTCTTTCCTCTAAGGAGTTTTCAAGCTTTACTGGCACTTTTGGGGGAGCTTTGCAAAAATACGACCTGACTACTGGTGAGACGTGGGCAACCCTTGGCAGCCACCCTGCAATCGTAGCAAATGAATACGGGAACGGAGTGGCCGTGCATGTAGGCTTTGACAGCCGCCAACTACAGGGATTGACATCTGAACAGCTTGAAGGCGCCATGATTAAACAAATCACACCGAAGGAACCATCCTCCAATCCTGGAGACGTACAAATGGTTGAAATAAAGGTGAAATCAAATGGCGGCCCGATTGACGTCCAGTTAACTGAAGTCGTCCCTGAAGGGATCCGCGTGATAGATCCGATGGACTTCACGGCTCAAGAAAACAATTATAATTGGAAAAAAACAATGGAACCAGATGAGGAAATAACCCTTCATTATCTGATTGCCAACCCAATGGTGAGCGGGCACTATTCACTGGTTACCGAAAATGGTCTTTGGGATCAAGGGGAATTCTTCAATTTTGAAAGCAAGGAATTTCAGCTCGAATTCACCCAGAGTGAAGAAACCCTTCTGCTTGAGGCAGTTGGCTCCCTGAAATCCGCCAGCATCTCGAGTACCAAAGGCAAAGGACTTCTGAAAAACCTGTCCAATACGCTAAGAGGCTATTTAGTGTATCAGCCAAAAACAAAAGAAGAACTGGAACTGGCAATTGAAGAAGTCAAAAAGGGGCTTCATGTTTTGGCAAATGAAAGCGACCAGGACGCGCTTAGGTTTAAACTGGAGCGAGTGCTGAGCCTATACCAATCGAACTGGTATACCGGAGGTAGAAAAGGGTCATGA
- a CDS encoding SDR family oxidoreductase, with product MKVLVVGANGQIGKQLVNLLHDSSKHTVKAFVRKEEQVREFEQSGVEAVLGNLEGTVEELAKTVKGCDAVVFSAGSGGHTGLDKTLLIDLDGAVKMMEAAERAGVGRFIMVSALQAHNRENWNEQIKPYYVAKHYADRMLVQSGLNYTIIRPGGLLNEPGTGKVTVAENLERGSIPREDVAKTILAVIDQENAFNKAFDLVSGETPIEDAIKSLSHS from the coding sequence ATGAAGGTATTAGTTGTCGGAGCAAACGGCCAAATCGGGAAGCAATTAGTGAATCTGTTACATGATAGCAGCAAGCACACCGTCAAGGCATTTGTTCGAAAAGAAGAGCAAGTAAGGGAGTTTGAACAGTCCGGTGTAGAAGCGGTATTAGGTAATCTTGAGGGAACAGTTGAGGAACTTGCAAAAACCGTGAAAGGCTGTGATGCAGTTGTGTTTTCAGCCGGTTCAGGCGGACATACCGGACTTGATAAAACGCTGCTGATTGATCTAGATGGAGCGGTGAAAATGATGGAAGCTGCTGAACGGGCAGGAGTAGGGAGATTCATCATGGTAAGTGCGCTTCAGGCTCATAACCGGGAAAATTGGAATGAGCAAATTAAGCCCTATTACGTCGCAAAGCACTATGCTGATCGGATGCTCGTTCAAAGCGGGCTCAACTACACGATCATTCGCCCGGGAGGCCTGCTGAATGAACCGGGAACAGGCAAGGTAACTGTAGCGGAAAATCTGGAGCGAGGATCGATTCCGAGGGAGGATGTAGCAAAGACGATTCTGGCCGTTATCGACCAAGAAAATGCATTTAATAAGGCTTTTGATTTAGTTTCAGGGGAAACGCCAATTGAGGATGCAATTAAAAGTTTATCCCACTCTTAA
- a CDS encoding purine-cytosine permease family protein — translation MEDVSIKNSGGKDEALSPVPLSERQHWISPAVIFGGLEFTIPVLMVGAALIASFGLGELFWILAIALFVFQWIGNALSGYIGAKTGRSSSVIARTSFGSTQARLIVGMTIFIVSMGWWALQTAVAGNAISAMFGIDYETQWGLWALVTIIAGLLFALPSIIGYSSMKWTDYLAVPAGLLLVAGGIYYALRNTGWEKISSWNPEPQMTFLAAISLVIGINVSQWVISADYTRYAKPKVRDNILIPIGIVGVGFPLFYVGAIMSIGVGDADIVNVMMNLGFPIWGFIILWLATWTSQLVNNYSMGLALANMLNVNSNKGRALLTFAGTIVSIVIALAGILDYFMDFLYMTALIYPAIGGIMMADFFLIRKQQWVDNKGWNWMATIALVASTLVGYYTQYVNPMGLPAVQSLIAAVIVYYAAMKIKAKFAPDHFTEVVVDESSERGEGALVSPVSGTVR, via the coding sequence ATGGAAGACGTATCAATAAAGAATAGTGGGGGCAAGGACGAGGCGTTATCGCCGGTTCCTTTAAGTGAAAGACAGCACTGGATTTCTCCCGCAGTTATTTTTGGAGGGCTAGAGTTTACCATCCCAGTTCTTATGGTTGGAGCTGCATTAATCGCGAGCTTCGGATTGGGAGAACTTTTTTGGATTTTGGCCATTGCCTTGTTTGTTTTTCAATGGATTGGCAACGCGTTATCTGGCTATATTGGGGCTAAAACCGGCCGATCTTCGTCAGTTATTGCCAGGACAAGCTTCGGCTCAACCCAGGCAAGGTTAATCGTTGGTATGACCATTTTCATTGTTTCAATGGGCTGGTGGGCACTGCAAACAGCTGTTGCAGGTAATGCAATTTCAGCTATGTTCGGAATTGATTATGAAACGCAATGGGGACTATGGGCCCTTGTCACCATAATTGCGGGCCTTCTGTTCGCACTTCCCTCCATCATTGGTTATTCTTCAATGAAATGGACGGATTACCTGGCTGTGCCAGCAGGCTTATTATTGGTAGCGGGTGGAATTTATTATGCTCTGCGGAATACCGGCTGGGAAAAAATTTCATCCTGGAATCCCGAGCCGCAAATGACATTCCTTGCTGCTATCAGCCTGGTTATTGGTATTAATGTTTCTCAGTGGGTAATTTCTGCTGATTATACCCGATACGCAAAGCCAAAGGTAAGAGATAATATCCTGATCCCGATTGGCATAGTAGGAGTCGGTTTCCCCCTGTTCTATGTTGGGGCAATCATGTCGATTGGAGTCGGCGATGCGGATATCGTAAATGTCATGATGAATCTTGGTTTCCCAATATGGGGCTTCATTATTTTATGGCTCGCAACATGGACAAGCCAATTGGTGAATAACTATAGCATGGGGCTCGCCCTGGCTAATATGTTGAACGTGAACTCCAACAAAGGCCGCGCCCTTCTCACATTTGCTGGTACGATTGTTTCAATTGTAATCGCGCTGGCAGGAATTCTGGATTATTTCATGGACTTCCTTTACATGACTGCACTTATCTATCCAGCCATTGGAGGCATCATGATGGCAGATTTCTTCCTTATCAGAAAGCAGCAGTGGGTAGACAACAAAGGCTGGAACTGGATGGCAACAATCGCACTCGTCGCCAGTACTTTAGTAGGATACTATACTCAATACGTTAATCCAATGGGCTTGCCAGCGGTTCAATCCCTTATCGCCGCCGTCATTGTTTACTATGCCGCTATGAAAATTAAAGCCAAATTCGCTCCCGACCACTTTACTGAAGTTGTTGTGGATGAGAGTAGTGAACGTGGGGAAGGTGCTCTTGTTTCTCCGGTGTCAGGTACTGTAAGGTGA